Proteins encoded in a region of the Candidatus Moanabacter tarae genome:
- a CDS encoding L-talarate/galactarate dehydratase, giving the protein MKITAIKMLTLELPEEGSPGHLPQLSEVPNLRRIQYRGGRDPHRRPIKTPPSKPQERFLEVETDEGITGRVTSSTLDMSHVGIIRSMALGENPLHRERFYQMFQKGTRWVAVLNSTRQPGWFGDFDNCLWDIAGKAAGLPVHTLIGKVRDSFPCYVTGGDMDVEGYLDSIEKSKQFGINAYKFHTYKGGKADIPIFHKVRETVGPDYELLNDPVCSYDLREAIEVGHVMEELGFIWLEEPFHEYKLHHYQELCRELDIPVMANETLMNDIGISTQWLLQGGTDLLRANARHGTTQVLKMAHFAELYDTNIEMNAMGGLYGHIHATLGCCIDNTGFYEYNGGAEGGASGLRKAGEPWGMVNAPLIANGRLAPSDLPGWGAEWDEKRFQSLIVSED; this is encoded by the coding sequence ATGAAAATCACCGCAATTAAGATGCTCACCCTCGAGCTACCTGAAGAAGGTAGTCCTGGCCATCTTCCTCAGCTCTCTGAGGTTCCCAACCTACGACGAATTCAATACCGGGGCGGCCGAGATCCCCATCGCAGACCAATTAAGACACCACCATCCAAACCGCAGGAGAGGTTTCTAGAAGTGGAGACCGATGAAGGTATTACCGGGCGGGTCACATCATCAACCCTGGATATGTCCCATGTAGGAATCATCCGATCGATGGCCTTGGGGGAAAATCCCTTACATCGCGAACGGTTCTATCAAATGTTTCAAAAAGGAACGCGGTGGGTGGCGGTACTGAATAGCACAAGACAACCGGGGTGGTTTGGCGATTTCGACAACTGCCTTTGGGATATTGCGGGTAAGGCGGCAGGACTTCCAGTACATACCCTCATAGGGAAGGTACGCGACTCTTTCCCATGCTATGTGACCGGAGGTGACATGGATGTAGAGGGGTATCTCGACAGTATCGAAAAAAGCAAACAGTTCGGAATTAACGCTTACAAATTTCATACCTACAAAGGCGGGAAGGCCGATATTCCAATATTTCATAAAGTTCGCGAGACCGTTGGACCGGATTACGAGCTCCTTAACGACCCTGTTTGCTCTTACGACCTACGCGAAGCAATTGAGGTCGGACACGTTATGGAAGAACTCGGTTTTATCTGGTTGGAAGAACCATTTCATGAGTATAAGCTTCATCACTACCAGGAATTATGTCGGGAACTAGATATTCCGGTAATGGCAAACGAAACTCTAATGAACGACATAGGCATTTCTACCCAGTGGCTCCTCCAGGGAGGAACCGATCTCCTCAGGGCCAATGCCCGCCACGGTACAACCCAAGTTCTGAAAATGGCCCATTTCGCCGAATTATACGACACCAATATCGAGATGAACGCAATGGGGGGCCTCTACGGCCACATTCATGCTACATTAGGTTGCTGCATCGATAACACTGGTTTTTATGAATACAATGGGGGAGCCGAAGGGGGAGCCAGCGGTCTAAGAAAAGCCGGTGAACCCTGGGGCATGGTGAATGCTCCATTAATTGCAAATGGACGACTGGCTCCTTCTGACCTGCCCGGTTGGGGAGCTGAATGGGATGAGAAGCGGTTCCAATCGCTGATAGTCTCAGAAGATTAA